Proteins encoded within one genomic window of Nonomuraea gerenzanensis:
- a CDS encoding RNA-binding S4 domain-containing protein has product MAGEQVSARVDVWIWSVRLTRTRSVASDACRGGHVRVNGVRVKPAHLVKAGDEVRLRHEGRERVVIVSRIITKRVGPPVAAECYEDKSPPPPPREAIAPVAVRERGAGRPTKRERRSIEKLLGRRGRPEPGD; this is encoded by the coding sequence GTGGCTGGTGAGCAGGTGAGCGCGCGGGTGGACGTCTGGATCTGGTCGGTGCGGCTCACCAGGACGCGCTCCGTAGCGTCCGACGCCTGCCGGGGCGGCCACGTCCGCGTCAACGGGGTGCGGGTCAAGCCCGCGCACCTGGTCAAGGCCGGTGACGAGGTGCGGCTGCGGCACGAGGGGCGCGAGCGCGTCGTGATCGTCTCCCGGATCATCACCAAGCGCGTCGGCCCCCCTGTGGCCGCCGAGTGCTACGAGGACAAGAGCCCGCCGCCCCCGCCGCGCGAGGCGATCGCGCCGGTGGCCGTGCGCGAGCGCGGCGCGGGCCGTCCCACCAAGCGCGAGCGCCGCAGCATCGAGAAGCTGCTCGGCCGCCGGGGGCGCCCCGAGCCGGGGGACTAG
- a CDS encoding RNA polymerase sigma factor, whose product MILAPDTFEAVFDAHYEEIRRYLGRRVGLDVAEDLAAETFLIAFGRRAAYDPSYGSVRPWLYGIATNLIGRHRRAELRRYRALARSGPPPDDDSEDRVVDRLTAEVTVGRLAGALAGLSAGERDVVLLVAYGGLNYAEVAAALRIAEGTVASRLNRARTKLRATLGVEA is encoded by the coding sequence GTGATCCTTGCCCCTGACACGTTCGAAGCGGTCTTCGACGCCCACTACGAGGAGATCCGCCGTTACCTCGGCCGCCGGGTCGGTCTCGACGTGGCCGAGGATCTCGCGGCCGAGACCTTCCTGATCGCCTTCGGCCGGCGGGCGGCGTACGACCCGTCGTACGGCTCGGTCCGGCCCTGGCTGTACGGCATCGCCACCAACCTGATCGGCCGGCACCGCCGCGCGGAGCTGCGCCGCTACCGGGCGCTGGCCAGGAGCGGGCCACCGCCCGACGACGACTCCGAGGACCGGGTGGTCGATCGGCTGACCGCCGAGGTGACGGTCGGACGGCTGGCCGGGGCGCTGGCCGGGCTGTCGGCCGGTGAGCGGGACGTGGTGCTGCTGGTCGCGTACGGCGGGCTGAACTACGCGGAGGTGGCCGCCGCCTTGCGGATCGCCGAGGGCACGGTCGCCTCGCGGCTGAACCGGGCCAGGACCAAGCTGCGCGCGACGCTGGGAGTGGAGGCGTGA
- a CDS encoding CU044_5270 family protein — protein sequence MREFEFIDRVMPDVPPPAPEQVAAVRDRLARRAGSASLRRDRPVRRAGSASPRRPRLGGWKGVALAAAAVILVIGAVAVLLPASTPAPVVTTPRQVLDAAADRLARQPLPVRRYWRQETERIMRTEGADGYRVEERGRDVLAFGRDGDWYTWYESVSTEPYGAEATEQWRRSGSPKLCPGRGCDPHLPAYPARSMDRPLAVAPGWTATLAEVLALPGEAAALRAELLEHYTDNSEASPDQWLGEVARRLVVELPISPGTQAAAYRVLAGLPGASVRDDVHDPGGRPAVTLELPPRGAVRVQLVIDPGSGALRAAQQVAPMPGLDPGVPSVITVIVARSWTDTRPVPPSGCRNCSGRY from the coding sequence ATGAGGGAGTTCGAGTTCATCGACCGGGTGATGCCGGACGTCCCGCCGCCCGCGCCCGAGCAGGTGGCCGCCGTCCGCGACCGGCTGGCCCGCCGTGCCGGGTCCGCCTCCCTGCGGCGCGACCGGCCGGTCCGCCGTGCCGGGTCCGCCTCCCCGCGCCGCCCGCGGCTGGGCGGCTGGAAGGGCGTGGCGCTGGCGGCGGCGGCCGTGATCCTGGTGATCGGCGCCGTCGCGGTCCTGCTGCCCGCCTCCACGCCCGCGCCGGTCGTCACCACGCCCCGTCAGGTGCTCGACGCGGCGGCCGACCGGCTGGCCCGGCAGCCGCTGCCCGTCCGCCGCTACTGGCGGCAGGAGACTGAGCGGATCATGCGGACGGAGGGCGCCGACGGCTACCGCGTCGAGGAGCGCGGCAGGGACGTGCTGGCCTTCGGCCGCGACGGCGACTGGTACACCTGGTACGAGTCCGTCTCCACCGAGCCGTACGGCGCCGAGGCCACCGAGCAGTGGCGGCGGTCCGGCTCCCCCAAGCTCTGCCCCGGCCGGGGCTGCGACCCCCATCTGCCCGCCTATCCGGCCCGGTCCATGGACCGTCCCCTGGCGGTGGCGCCGGGATGGACGGCGACGCTGGCGGAGGTGCTCGCGCTGCCCGGGGAGGCGGCCGCGCTCAGGGCCGAACTGCTGGAGCACTACACGGACAACTCGGAGGCGAGCCCGGACCAATGGCTGGGCGAGGTCGCCCGCCGGCTCGTCGTCGAGCTCCCGATCAGCCCGGGCACCCAGGCGGCGGCCTACCGCGTGCTGGCCGGGCTGCCCGGGGCCAGTGTGCGTGACGACGTCCACGACCCGGGCGGCCGGCCCGCGGTGACCCTGGAGCTGCCGCCGCGCGGCGCCGTCCGGGTGCAGCTCGTCATCGACCCGGGCAGCGGCGCGTTGCGGGCGGCCCAGCAGGTGGCGCCGATGCCCGGTCTCGACCCCGGAGTCCCGAGCGTGATCACCGTCATCGTGGCCAGGAGCTGGACCGACACCCGGCCGGTGCCGCCGTCCGGCTGCCGGAACTGCTCCGGCCGGTACTGA
- a CDS encoding cytochrome b, whose product MRTLSAKRRSFQFSHWSFMFAEIAVWSFVVLLVTGALLMLYYDPSMKQVTYDGSYGPLRGLFVSAAFDSTMHLSLEVRGGLLIRQMHHWAALVFVAAVALQLLRMFLTGAFRRPRTGQWLIWVTLLALGMAAGETGNALPDDMLSGGSLWLMMSVVQSIPVVGGWVMSLLFGADFPGETVIPVLYGAHLAIPALMAVLLIGRELLVRRNGHSRFVASLPGRRSARPLMAVATFGMLIILGFGFQIAPIWLYGPAKPTHVSAGSVPDWYMGFLDGALRIMPGWELTLGDYTLSLAVLVPTLVIPGVFFTALAAYPTAERLLAARRHRRDPLGRPKSAGRLARERTGRDVLDRPRDTPVKTAIAAAGVTFYGLLWAAAANDQLAHQFDLNVNTVTVFFRWAVLVGPVVAFTLTRWICLALRQESRHVAEHGVETGIITRSADGGFHERLEPAVPVGAVSGPQVGAGSTRD is encoded by the coding sequence ATGCGTACGTTGTCGGCCAAACGCCGTTCTTTCCAGTTCTCCCATTGGTCGTTCATGTTCGCCGAGATCGCCGTCTGGTCGTTCGTCGTCCTGCTGGTGACCGGCGCGCTGCTGATGCTGTACTACGACCCCAGCATGAAGCAGGTGACCTACGACGGCTCGTATGGGCCGCTGCGCGGGCTCTTCGTCAGCGCGGCGTTCGACTCGACCATGCACCTGAGCCTGGAGGTGCGCGGCGGCCTGCTCATCCGCCAGATGCACCACTGGGCGGCGCTGGTCTTCGTGGCGGCCGTCGCGCTGCAGCTGCTGCGCATGTTCCTCACCGGCGCCTTCCGCCGGCCGCGCACCGGGCAGTGGCTGATCTGGGTGACGCTGCTCGCGCTGGGCATGGCCGCGGGCGAGACGGGCAACGCCCTGCCCGACGACATGCTGTCGGGCGGCAGCCTGTGGCTGATGATGTCGGTGGTGCAGTCCATCCCGGTGGTGGGCGGCTGGGTGATGTCGCTGCTGTTCGGCGCGGACTTCCCCGGCGAGACGGTCATCCCCGTCCTGTACGGCGCGCACCTGGCGATCCCGGCCCTGATGGCCGTGCTGCTGATCGGCCGGGAGCTGCTGGTGCGGCGGAACGGGCACTCGCGGTTCGTCGCCTCGCTGCCGGGGCGGCGCAGCGCCCGCCCGCTGATGGCGGTGGCGACGTTCGGCATGCTGATCATCCTCGGGTTCGGCTTCCAGATCGCGCCCATCTGGCTGTACGGCCCGGCCAAGCCGACGCACGTCTCGGCGGGCTCGGTCCCCGACTGGTACATGGGCTTCCTCGACGGCGCGCTGCGGATCATGCCCGGGTGGGAGCTGACGCTCGGCGACTACACGCTCAGCCTCGCCGTCCTCGTGCCCACGCTGGTGATCCCCGGGGTCTTCTTCACCGCGCTGGCCGCGTACCCGACGGCCGAGCGCCTGCTCGCGGCGCGGCGGCACCGGCGCGACCCGCTGGGCCGGCCCAAGAGCGCCGGCCGTCTGGCCCGCGAGCGGACCGGCCGTGACGTGCTCGACCGTCCGCGCGACACGCCGGTGAAGACAGCCATCGCGGCGGCCGGGGTGACGTTCTACGGCCTGCTGTGGGCGGCGGCGGCCAACGACCAGCTCGCCCACCAGTTCGACCTCAACGTCAACACGGTGACCGTCTTCTTCAGGTGGGCCGTGCTCGTCGGCCCCGTCGTCGCCTTCACCCTCACCCGCTGGATCTGCCTGGCGCTCCGGCAGGAGAGCAGGCACGTGGCCGAGCACGGCGTGGAGACGGGCATCATCACCCGGTCGGCGGACGGCGGCTTCCACGAGCGGCTGGAGCCCGCGGTCCCCGTGGGCGCCGTCAGCGGGCCGCAGGTCGGGGCCGGTTCCACCAGAGACTGA
- a CDS encoding VWA domain-containing protein, whose amino-acid sequence MTFSWPWALLTALLIPLIFAIRWWARRRRRRAAVRVTSIALVRSALPGRTRWTRKIPAALFVAGLALLAVGAARPQASVPVPQTSATILLALDISGSMCSTDVDPNRLTAARTAAAEFIESQRGGPRIGLVTFAGTAGLAVPPTDDTDSLIEALENLTTYRGTAIGQAMLTSIDAIAEVDPAVAPTGADPGDGGEGYVGAAIVVLTDGANTQGVDPETAAREAALRRIRVFTIGFGTTTPSPMVCDSRQFDGGSGGWGGGFGGRGGFDRGRNYRFIDEPSLKGIARTTGGSYHRAENADQLTTALNSLPGSFTVIRQQVDTAAAFAAGGAVLIAGALSLSLWWNRPRPAAR is encoded by the coding sequence ATGACGTTCTCCTGGCCGTGGGCGCTGCTGACCGCTCTGCTCATCCCGCTGATCTTCGCCATCCGGTGGTGGGCGCGCCGCCGGCGCAGGCGGGCCGCCGTGCGGGTGACCTCGATCGCGCTGGTCCGCAGCGCGCTGCCCGGCCGTACGCGCTGGACGCGGAAGATCCCCGCGGCGCTGTTCGTGGCGGGGCTGGCGCTGCTCGCGGTGGGGGCGGCCAGGCCGCAGGCGTCGGTGCCGGTGCCGCAGACGTCGGCCACGATCCTGCTCGCGCTCGACATCTCCGGCTCCATGTGCTCCACGGACGTCGATCCCAACCGGCTCACCGCCGCGCGGACGGCGGCGGCGGAGTTCATCGAGTCGCAGCGCGGCGGGCCGCGCATCGGGCTCGTCACGTTCGCGGGCACGGCGGGGCTGGCCGTGCCGCCGACCGACGACACCGACTCGCTGATAGAGGCGCTGGAGAACCTCACCACCTACCGCGGCACCGCGATCGGGCAGGCCATGCTCACCTCGATCGACGCGATCGCCGAGGTGGACCCGGCCGTCGCGCCCACCGGGGCCGACCCGGGTGACGGCGGCGAAGGCTACGTCGGCGCCGCGATCGTCGTGCTCACCGACGGCGCCAACACCCAGGGCGTCGATCCGGAGACCGCCGCGCGGGAGGCGGCCCTGCGCCGCATCAGGGTCTTCACGATCGGCTTCGGCACCACGACCCCCTCGCCGATGGTCTGCGACAGCCGCCAGTTCGACGGCGGCTCCGGCGGCTGGGGCGGGGGCTTCGGCGGTCGCGGCGGCTTCGACAGGGGCCGCAACTACCGCTTCATCGACGAGCCCTCGCTCAAGGGGATCGCCAGGACCACCGGCGGCTCCTACCACCGCGCCGAGAACGCCGACCAGCTCACCACCGCGCTGAACTCCCTGCCCGGCAGCTTCACCGTCATCCGGCAGCAGGTCGACACCGCCGCGGCCTTCGCCGCCGGCGGTGCCGTCCTGATCGCCGGAGCCCTGTCACTCAGTCTCTGGTGGAACCGGCCCCGACCTGCGGCCCGCTGA
- a CDS encoding VWA domain-containing protein encodes MTLSSPLLLAVGLLLTAALAWAAVVSARRRRAALAAAGVAVPGGGRRAWLGVGLTIAGVGVLAVATSGPAAMVPVPRASGTVILAMDVSNSMGADDVKPTRLAAAQRAARAFVAAQPASVDIGVIAFERGALTAARPDADHSIALKAIDRLRITGSTSLGTAILGSLTLITGKQVAFGRDGAVPDLGYWPSATIVMFSDGQNQGDSTAEQAAEVAQTAGVRVHTVGIGTTEGTTVEDDGFHLHTALDEDALAMIAKTTGGAYHPAADTARLDGIADSIDLRLTVSDEPLPLAGGLIALALVLLTAGAAATVLRSGRVI; translated from the coding sequence ATGACCCTGTCATCGCCGCTGCTGCTGGCCGTCGGGCTGCTGCTCACGGCGGCGCTCGCCTGGGCGGCCGTCGTCTCGGCACGCCGGCGCAGGGCCGCGCTGGCCGCGGCCGGCGTCGCCGTGCCCGGCGGCGGGCGGCGGGCCTGGCTCGGCGTTGGCCTGACGATCGCCGGCGTCGGGGTGCTCGCGGTCGCCACCTCGGGCCCGGCGGCCATGGTGCCGGTCCCGCGCGCCTCGGGCACCGTCATCCTGGCCATGGACGTCTCCAACAGCATGGGCGCCGACGACGTCAAGCCGACCCGGCTGGCGGCGGCGCAGCGGGCGGCCCGCGCGTTCGTGGCGGCGCAGCCCGCCAGCGTCGACATCGGGGTCATCGCGTTCGAACGGGGGGCGCTCACCGCCGCCCGGCCCGACGCCGACCACTCCATCGCGCTCAAGGCCATCGACCGGCTGCGGATCACCGGCTCCACCTCGCTGGGGACGGCCATCCTGGGCTCGCTGACGCTGATCACCGGCAAGCAGGTGGCGTTCGGCCGCGACGGCGCCGTGCCCGACCTCGGCTACTGGCCGTCGGCGACGATCGTGATGTTCTCCGACGGCCAGAACCAGGGCGACTCGACCGCCGAACAGGCCGCCGAGGTGGCGCAGACGGCGGGCGTGCGGGTCCACACCGTCGGGATCGGCACGACGGAGGGGACGACGGTGGAGGACGACGGTTTCCACCTGCACACCGCGCTCGACGAGGACGCGTTGGCCATGATCGCCAAGACCACCGGCGGCGCCTACCATCCCGCCGCCGACACCGCGCGGCTCGACGGGATCGCCGACTCGATCGACCTGCGGCTCACCGTCTCCGACGAGCCGCTGCCCCTGGCCGGCGGGCTGATCGCGCTCGCCCTCGTGCTGCTCACGGCGGGCGCGGCGGCCACCGTGCTGCGATCCGGACGGGTGATCTGA
- a CDS encoding DUF58 domain-containing protein, which yields MVTAPERLLLRLEWKVVRRLDGRLQGAHRTTYRGTGIDFTGLRAYGDGDDARHIDWNVTARLDEPHVRVFTEDRELTVWLVLDRSASMAAGRPGRGKHDVLAELALVLARLFGRGGNRVGALLYDTGMVRVVPPGTSRRHALRIGAELSRTARAHGNATTDLAEMLEAAGRLARRRALVVVLSDFIGEGDWERALQRLARRHEVVALRIADTADDVLPEAGLIVVEDAETGEQLVVDSADPLLRVRFREAVDARDARLAAGMRRAGVPVHRIDTDRDLAEALVEVVARTRDRSP from the coding sequence ATGGTCACCGCCCCAGAGAGGCTCCTGCTCCGCCTGGAGTGGAAGGTCGTCCGCAGACTGGACGGCCGGCTCCAAGGCGCTCACCGCACCACGTACCGGGGCACCGGGATCGACTTCACCGGGTTGCGTGCCTACGGCGACGGTGACGACGCCCGGCACATCGACTGGAACGTCACCGCCCGGCTGGACGAGCCGCACGTGCGGGTGTTCACCGAGGACCGCGAGCTGACCGTGTGGCTGGTGCTCGACCGGTCGGCGTCGATGGCGGCCGGTAGGCCAGGGCGCGGCAAGCACGACGTGCTCGCCGAGCTGGCGCTCGTCCTGGCCCGGCTGTTCGGGCGGGGCGGGAACCGGGTGGGGGCGCTGCTGTACGACACCGGGATGGTGCGCGTCGTGCCTCCGGGCACCTCGCGGCGGCACGCGCTGCGGATCGGCGCCGAGCTGAGCCGGACGGCGCGGGCGCACGGGAACGCCACGACCGACCTGGCCGAGATGCTGGAGGCGGCGGGACGGCTGGCCCGCCGCCGCGCGCTCGTCGTCGTGCTGTCGGACTTCATCGGCGAGGGCGACTGGGAACGCGCGCTGCAGCGGCTGGCCCGGCGGCACGAGGTGGTCGCCCTGCGGATCGCGGACACCGCCGACGACGTGCTGCCCGAGGCCGGGCTGATCGTGGTGGAGGACGCCGAGACCGGCGAGCAGCTCGTCGTGGACTCCGCAGACCCGCTGCTGCGGGTGCGCTTCCGCGAGGCCGTGGACGCGCGCGACGCCCGGCTCGCGGCGGGCATGCGCCGGGCCGGGGTGCCCGTCCACCGCATCGACACCGATCGCGACCTGGCCGAGGCGCTCGTCGAGGTCGTCGCCAGGACCAGGGACCGGTCGCCATGA
- a CDS encoding AAA family ATPase: MTSTKFPESAHPLEQVLFEVKRTIVGQDVLLERMAVALIADGHLLVEGVPGLAKTLAVRSLAAAIAGSFQRVQFTPDLVPADLVGTRVYHQHSGEFKTELGPVFTNLLLADEINRAPAKVQSALLEVMQEHQVTIGRETFRVPEPFLVMATENPIESEGTYPLPEAQVDRFMMKVVVDYPTQAEEQAIVGRALRPPEPPQPMVTAEELMAMRVRAREVYVDPAIVDYAVRLVSVTRSPATAGLGELERYVTYGASPRASIALVTGAQALAFLRGRDYVLPHDLSELALDVLRHRLVLSYEALADDVDADTIISRVLGAVRAPDVVLQNR; this comes from the coding sequence ATGACCTCGACCAAGTTCCCAGAGTCGGCTCATCCGCTCGAACAGGTGCTGTTCGAGGTCAAACGCACGATCGTCGGGCAGGACGTGCTGCTGGAGCGCATGGCCGTCGCGCTGATCGCCGACGGGCACCTGCTCGTCGAGGGCGTGCCGGGCCTGGCCAAGACGCTGGCGGTGCGGTCGCTGGCCGCCGCGATCGCCGGGAGCTTCCAGCGCGTGCAGTTCACCCCCGACCTGGTGCCGGCCGACCTCGTGGGCACGCGGGTCTACCACCAGCACTCCGGGGAGTTCAAGACGGAGCTCGGCCCGGTGTTCACGAACCTGCTGCTGGCCGACGAGATCAACCGCGCCCCCGCGAAGGTGCAGAGCGCCCTCCTGGAGGTGATGCAGGAGCACCAGGTGACGATCGGGCGTGAGACGTTCCGGGTGCCGGAGCCGTTCCTGGTCATGGCGACGGAGAACCCGATCGAGTCGGAGGGCACGTACCCGCTGCCTGAGGCGCAGGTCGACCGCTTCATGATGAAGGTGGTCGTGGACTACCCGACGCAGGCCGAGGAGCAGGCGATCGTCGGCAGGGCGCTGCGCCCGCCTGAGCCGCCGCAGCCGATGGTGACGGCCGAGGAGCTGATGGCGATGCGGGTGCGGGCGCGGGAGGTGTACGTCGACCCGGCGATCGTGGACTACGCCGTCCGGCTGGTCTCGGTGACGCGCTCGCCCGCGACGGCCGGGCTGGGCGAGCTGGAGCGGTACGTCACGTACGGGGCGAGCCCGCGGGCGTCCATCGCGCTCGTCACCGGGGCCCAGGCGCTGGCGTTCCTGCGCGGGCGCGACTACGTGCTGCCGCACGACCTGTCCGAGCTCGCGCTCGACGTGCTGCGCCACCGGCTCGTGCTGTCGTACGAGGCGCTGGCGGACGACGTCGACGCCGACACGATCATCAGCAGGGTGCTCGGCGCCGTCAGGGCGCCCGACGTCGTCCTGCAGAACCGCTGA
- a CDS encoding S1C family serine protease → MEHVPQEAGAAEARQPLAGRARRWIIGAGALVVVAVLAYWLGGLGGSGEVAAPTPSPTPTPSTSLPVPEVYQRVGPSVVVVQAGKSLGTGVIAAEDGTVLTAYHVVKGAKEVDLTFSDGTEAKAVVASSNKKLDVAALKPAKLPEIVVPATLGGAVSVGAPVVAIGNPLGLTYSVSTGVVSGLNRSAENGGLKGLIQFDASVNPGSSGGPLLDARGLVVGIVVSIADPGGDEAFAGIAFAVPIGAALGPGEEGDGEDGPDV, encoded by the coding sequence ATGGAGCACGTGCCGCAGGAGGCTGGTGCGGCCGAGGCTAGGCAGCCCCTGGCCGGGAGGGCTCGACGGTGGATCATCGGGGCCGGCGCGCTCGTCGTGGTGGCCGTGCTGGCGTACTGGCTGGGCGGCCTGGGCGGGAGCGGCGAGGTGGCCGCGCCCACGCCGAGCCCGACGCCGACCCCCAGCACGTCGCTCCCGGTGCCCGAGGTCTACCAGCGGGTGGGGCCGTCGGTGGTGGTCGTCCAGGCAGGCAAGTCGCTCGGGACCGGGGTGATCGCGGCCGAGGACGGGACGGTGCTGACGGCGTACCACGTGGTCAAGGGCGCCAAGGAGGTCGACCTGACCTTCTCCGACGGCACCGAGGCCAAGGCCGTCGTCGCCTCGTCGAACAAGAAGCTGGACGTGGCGGCGCTCAAGCCGGCGAAGCTGCCCGAGATCGTGGTGCCGGCGACGCTCGGCGGCGCGGTGTCCGTGGGGGCGCCCGTGGTGGCGATCGGCAACCCGCTGGGGCTGACGTACAGCGTCTCCACCGGCGTGGTGTCGGGCCTGAACCGGTCCGCCGAGAACGGTGGCCTGAAGGGGCTCATCCAGTTCGACGCCTCCGTGAACCCCGGCAGCTCGGGCGGCCCCCTGCTGGACGCGCGCGGCCTGGTCGTCGGGATCGTCGTGTCGATCGCGGACCCGGGCGGCGATGAGGCGTTCGCCGGCATCGCGTTCGCGGTGCCGATCGGCGCGGCCCTGGGGCCCGGCGAGGAAGGCGACGGCGAGGACGGGCCGGACGTATGA
- a CDS encoding SDR family NAD(P)-dependent oxidoreductase, whose translation MGVLEGKVAVVTGASRGIGAAIAVRLAAEGAQVVVAARTVEAAQSRLEGTLGDTVAQIEAAGGTAFAQATDLSREQDRRALVEAAEQRYGAVDILVNNAAVTYFAQVRDFSDRRYQLMFEVQVNAPFHLARLVIPGMRERGAGWILNISSIAARHPTFPPGAYAGFGGTVYGMCKAALERFTTGLAAELYADDIAVNALSPNQVVPTPGTLFHRLTTDDDPDAEPPSVMADAALALCHRPAAELTGRIAYSQDLLAELKDG comes from the coding sequence ATGGGCGTACTCGAGGGCAAAGTCGCGGTCGTCACCGGAGCGAGCAGGGGCATCGGCGCCGCCATCGCCGTACGGCTGGCGGCCGAGGGCGCGCAGGTCGTCGTCGCCGCCCGTACCGTCGAGGCGGCGCAGAGCAGGCTCGAAGGCACGCTGGGCGACACCGTCGCGCAGATCGAGGCGGCGGGCGGCACCGCCTTCGCCCAGGCCACCGACCTGTCGCGGGAGCAGGACAGGCGGGCGCTCGTCGAGGCCGCCGAGCAGCGGTACGGCGCCGTGGACATCCTCGTCAACAACGCCGCCGTCACCTACTTCGCGCAGGTGCGGGACTTCAGCGACCGCCGCTACCAGCTCATGTTCGAGGTGCAGGTCAACGCGCCCTTCCACCTCGCCCGGCTGGTCATCCCGGGGATGCGGGAGCGCGGCGCGGGCTGGATACTCAACATCTCCTCCATCGCCGCCCGCCACCCGACGTTCCCGCCCGGCGCGTACGCCGGCTTCGGCGGCACGGTGTACGGCATGTGCAAGGCCGCGCTCGAACGGTTCACCACCGGCCTGGCCGCCGAGCTCTACGCCGACGACATCGCGGTGAACGCGCTGTCCCCGAACCAGGTCGTGCCCACCCCCGGCACCCTCTTCCACCGCCTGACCACCGACGACGACCCCGACGCCGAGCCGCCCTCCGTCATGGCCGACGCCGCCCTGGCCCTGTGCCACCGCCCGGCCGCGGAGCTGACGGGGCGCATCGCGTACTCGCAGGACCTGCTGGCCGAGCTGAAGGACGGCTGA
- a CDS encoding HesA/MoeB/ThiF family protein has product MADTASRPRLRDSVIVQADGGTLLFLCLADRTVKRFTCDEFVKAVVVLLDGTRTIEEIGALTCGGAAGAGARVAEVVQILEHERLLSRVAAPEPEFRLLGVARAEFYDRQLRLFQDFCDEGWARETSGAALQRRLAGSTAVICGIGGLGGWVALALAAAGVGRLRVCDFDRVEVSNLTRQVLFRMDDLGTPKVDAAAVRLRELNPFIEVEAVERRIGCAEDLAGVVKGADLVVNAADQPTPNDVAGWVSEACWPDIPHIMGTGYAYHIGVLGTSIIPGLTACWSCVRAETFADHGRDGMETLVGKRDKAGAMGALSGLVGNILAWEAIRILAGLPPALGDRWSEVDFWPLEIRSRPVPRRPGCPTCGG; this is encoded by the coding sequence GTGGCCGACACCGCATCGCGCCCGCGCCTGCGTGACAGTGTCATCGTGCAGGCCGACGGCGGCACGCTGCTGTTCCTGTGCCTGGCCGACCGGACCGTGAAGAGATTCACCTGCGACGAATTCGTGAAAGCCGTGGTGGTCCTTCTCGACGGCACCCGCACGATCGAGGAGATCGGCGCGCTCACTTGTGGCGGCGCGGCCGGCGCGGGTGCCAGGGTGGCCGAAGTCGTGCAAATCCTGGAGCATGAGCGGCTGTTGAGCCGGGTCGCCGCACCGGAGCCGGAATTTCGACTTTTAGGTGTCGCGCGCGCCGAATTCTACGATCGTCAACTCCGGCTGTTCCAGGACTTCTGCGACGAGGGCTGGGCGCGCGAGACGAGCGGCGCCGCGCTCCAGCGCCGCCTCGCCGGATCGACCGCCGTGATCTGCGGCATCGGCGGGCTGGGCGGCTGGGTGGCGCTCGCCCTGGCCGCCGCGGGCGTCGGCCGCCTCCGCGTCTGCGACTTCGACCGGGTGGAGGTCTCCAACCTCACCCGGCAGGTCCTGTTCAGGATGGACGACCTGGGCACCCCCAAGGTGGACGCGGCGGCCGTCCGGCTGCGCGAGCTCAACCCGTTCATCGAGGTGGAGGCCGTGGAGCGGCGCATCGGCTGCGCCGAGGACCTGGCCGGCGTCGTCAAGGGCGCCGACCTCGTCGTCAACGCGGCCGACCAGCCCACCCCCAACGACGTGGCGGGCTGGGTGAGCGAGGCCTGCTGGCCGGACATCCCCCACATCATGGGCACCGGCTACGCCTACCACATCGGGGTGCTGGGCACGTCGATCATCCCCGGCCTGACCGCCTGCTGGTCCTGCGTACGCGCCGAGACGTTCGCCGACCACGGGCGGGACGGCATGGAGACCCTTGTCGGCAAGCGGGACAAGGCGGGCGCGATGGGCGCGCTGTCCGGCCTCGTCGGCAACATCCTGGCCTGGGAGGCGATCCGCATCCTGGCGGGGCTCCCGCCGGCCCTCGGCGACCGGTGGAGCGAGGTGGACTTCTGGCCGCTGGAGATCCGCTCCCGGCCCGTCCCCCGGCGGCCCGGCTGCCCGACGTGCGGCGGCTGA